A DNA window from Danio aesculapii chromosome 1, fDanAes4.1, whole genome shotgun sequence contains the following coding sequences:
- the LOC130219187 gene encoding ladderlectin-like gives MWISAAFLLFALAVNGVNSDVPNISRRCPAGWEKFGSQCFKFFNEYKTWAEAEKQCVDLGGNLASIQSEVTHNFLLAYLKRQEKGITRTWIGAHDATQVDIWFWSDGSKFEYSAWHSGEPNNGGNAERCAEMGFGDELRWNDARCETRLNFICYRSARITM, from the exons ATGTGGATTTCTGCAGCATTCCTTCTTTTTGCATTGGCTGTAAATGGAGTCAACTCTGATG TTCCAAACATTAGTCGAAGATGCCCCGCCGGCTGGGAGAAATTTGGATCACAATGCTTTAAGTTTTTCAATGAATATAAAACATGGGCTGAGGCTGAG AAACAGTGTGTTGACCTCGGAGGAAACCTAGCATCCATCCAGAGTGAAGTCACTCACAATTTTCTTTTAGCTTATTTGAAAAGACAAGAAAAAGGCATCACCCGGACCTGGATTGGCGCTCATGATGCAACTCAG GTGGACATCTGGTTCTGGAGTGACGGATCAAAGTTTGAATACAGTGCCTGGCATTCTGGAGAGCCAAATAATGGAGGAAATGCCGAAAGATGCGCTGAGATGGGCTTTGGGG ATGAGCTGCGCTGGAATGACGCACGTTGCGAAACTCGTCTCAATTTCATCTGTTACAGATCGGCCAGAATTACTATGTAA
- the LOC130219279 gene encoding interferon-induced protein 44-like, with protein sequence MWLFYGVKNYFFGPPPPPPPPPPPPQVLESAWRTLNWSEDGQNLLNMVTNFKPERSEVDTVRILLHGPQGAGKSSFFNSVNSVLQRRITTRALANALEVERSFTLQSKTYKVRKDGPDSYFPFTFTDIAGIHDQVNGIQSDDIVKLLNGHISDGYFFNPVRSITEDDNKYKRNPVLKDRIHCLVAVLPANTISLFDEKIMRQMRDVRRKAKDLGIPQVIIMTKVDEVCPLVKNNLQKIYTSKKIKEKIEECSVRLGVTVDCIYPVKNYHKERSTDATIDILILDALHKIISIANDYVDDQLDS encoded by the exons ATGTGGTTATTTTATGgtgtaaaaaactatttttttggtcctcctcctcctcctcctcctcctcctcctcctcctcaag TGTTAGAAAGCGCCTGGAGGACCTTGAACTGGAG TGAGGATGGGCAAAACCTTTTGAATATGGTAACCAACTTCAAGCCTGAGCGTTCAGAGGTCGACACTGTGAGAATTCTTCTGCATGGACCACAAGGTGCTGGAAAATCAAGCTTCTTCAACTCTGTGAATAGTGTTTTGCAGAGACGCATCACTACTAGAGCCCTGGCGAACGCTTTAGAAGTTGAGCGAAGCTTCACTTTACAG AGCAAAACATACAAAGTGAGGAAGGATGGACCTGACTCTTACTTTCCTTTCACGTTTACTGACATCGCTGGTATTCATGATCAAGTTAACGGAATACAGAGTGATGACATCGTCAAATTATTAAACGGCCATATCAGCGATGGTTATTTT tttaacCCAGTAAGATCCATTACAGAAGACGACAACAAGTATAAAAGAAACCCTGTGTTGAAAGACAGGATTCACTGTCTGGTGGCTGTTCTTCCTGCTAACACAATTTCtttatttgatgaaaaaataATGAGGCAAATGAGAGACGTTCGAAGGAAAGCTAAGGACCTGG GCATTCCTCAAGTCATTATAATGACCAAAGTGGATGAAGTATGTCCACTAGTTAAAAACAATCTTCAGAAGATCTACACAAGCAAGAAAATTAAGGAGAAG ATAGAGGAGTGCTCTGTTAGACTGGGAGTTACTGTGGACTGCATTTATCCTGTGAAAAACTACCATAAGGAACGTTCCACTGATGCTACAATCGATATTCTAATTTTGGATGCATTGCACAAGATTATAAGCATTGCCAATGACTATGTGGATGACCAATTGGACAGTTAA